A genomic stretch from Halanaerobiales bacterium includes:
- a CDS encoding L-lactate permease → MLENVNMIQWFIALIPVMSILVLMMFLRWSGGKAGSFTWILASVISFLVFGGNFRLISIASLKGLWTTVFILFIIWGAMTLFNIVDRVNGFEVIADKFTSLTGGDKLLQLLVVGWALTTFVQGVTGFGTPIAVSALLLVGLGFKPIVATASSLIGHAWAVGFGSLGSSFGVLVNLSGLESSGLAFWSSLFLGAICLMTGLAISYLYDGWKGLKHGLPAVLMMGITMGGTLILVANFVLPYIASLAAGTIGLIVGALVLPKFKWYKKGKSEVPEEKEHKIDFHTAFAPYYFLLGFVFVIYLTPLNDILSKYKIGFSFPRTATSLDFVNKAVESYSPISILTTPGTLILLSAICSILFYKYKGLWKKEYSQTIFSSIASQALPSTITVMSMSMMSVVMMDSGMINLLAQGTAMMAESVYPIVSPIIGILGTFMTGSTTSSNILFSAFQRDVAEIIGINSLAITSLQTTGGSLGKMMTPTTIALGTGVTNIVGREGEVMKKTMGYAIVMALVLGIASYIIL, encoded by the coding sequence ATGTTAGAGAATGTAAATATGATCCAATGGTTTATAGCACTTATTCCAGTTATGTCTATTTTAGTTTTAATGATGTTTCTGCGCTGGAGTGGAGGTAAAGCAGGTTCTTTTACCTGGATTTTGGCTTCAGTTATTTCTTTTTTGGTTTTTGGTGGTAATTTTAGATTAATTTCTATTGCTTCTTTAAAAGGGCTCTGGACAACAGTATTTATATTATTTATTATCTGGGGAGCAATGACTCTTTTTAATATAGTTGATAGAGTAAATGGTTTTGAAGTTATTGCAGATAAATTTACAAGTTTAACTGGTGGAGATAAACTTTTACAATTATTAGTGGTTGGTTGGGCTTTGACTACTTTTGTACAGGGGGTTACAGGTTTTGGTACTCCTATAGCTGTTTCAGCTCTTTTATTAGTTGGTCTTGGATTTAAACCAATAGTTGCAACAGCTTCTTCTCTTATAGGACACGCCTGGGCAGTAGGTTTTGGGTCTTTAGGTTCTTCTTTTGGAGTGTTAGTGAATTTAAGTGGTTTGGAATCTTCAGGGCTTGCTTTTTGGAGTAGTCTTTTTTTGGGAGCAATTTGTCTTATGACAGGTTTAGCCATTTCTTATTTATATGATGGTTGGAAAGGTTTGAAACATGGATTGCCTGCTGTTTTAATGATGGGTATTACTATGGGAGGAACCCTGATTTTAGTTGCTAATTTTGTTTTACCATATATTGCTTCCTTGGCTGCAGGTACTATAGGTTTAATAGTGGGGGCGCTGGTTTTACCTAAATTTAAGTGGTATAAAAAAGGAAAATCAGAAGTTCCAGAAGAAAAAGAACATAAAATAGATTTTCATACAGCTTTTGCTCCATATTACTTTTTGTTAGGTTTTGTTTTTGTAATATATCTTACCCCTTTAAATGATATATTATCAAAATATAAAATTGGTTTTTCTTTTCCCCGGACTGCAACTTCTCTAGATTTTGTAAATAAAGCAGTTGAATCCTATTCACCAATTTCTATTTTGACAACTCCGGGAACCTTAATTTTACTGTCAGCAATTTGTTCAATTTTATTTTACAAATATAAAGGGCTCTGGAAAAAAGAATACAGTCAAACAATTTTTAGTTCTATTGCATCTCAGGCCTTACCTTCAACAATTACAGTTATGTCAATGAGTATGATGTCAGTTGTTATGATGGATTCTGGTATGATTAATCTCTTAGCACAGGGGACAGCAATGATGGCTGAAAGTGTTTATCCTATAGTATCTCCAATTATAGGTATATTAGGTACTTTTATGACTGGGAGTACTACTTCTTCAAATATATTATTTAGTGCCTTTCAAAGAGATGTTGCTGAAATAATTGGAATTAATAGTCTGGCAATTACTTCCCTACAAACAACCGGTGGCTCTTTAGGTAAAATGATGACACCAACAACAATTGCTTTAGGAACAGGAGTTACTAATATTGTTGGTCGTGAAGGAGAAGTTATGAAAAAAACAATGGGTTATGCAATTGTAATGGCTTTAGTATTGGGAATAGCTTCTTATATAATTTTATAA
- a CDS encoding TIGR01440 family protein, producing the protein MKNKKLINDFTTAFQELIEKSNPAKGDILILGGSSSEIQGKKIGSKTNLNLGKIIIKTLLKLIKKENIFLAVQGCEHTNRALVVERECLNKYNLEEVNVIPHRNAGGGLATAAYNNFSDPVMVDKIKGHLGMDIGDSFIGMHLKNVVVPVRLSIKNIGEAHLTAARTRPRLIGGDRAKHQNR; encoded by the coding sequence ATGAAAAATAAAAAATTAATAAATGATTTTACTACTGCTTTTCAGGAACTTATAGAAAAATCAAATCCAGCAAAAGGAGATATATTAATTTTAGGTGGTAGTAGTAGTGAAATACAGGGTAAAAAAATTGGATCAAAAACAAATTTAAATTTAGGAAAAATAATAATTAAAACTTTATTAAAATTAATCAAAAAAGAAAATATATTTTTAGCAGTTCAGGGTTGTGAGCATACTAATAGAGCTCTTGTGGTTGAAAGAGAATGTTTAAATAAATATAATTTAGAAGAAGTAAATGTCATACCTCATAGAAATGCTGGAGGTGGGTTAGCTACTGCTGCTTATAATAATTTTTCAGACCCAGTTATGGTTGATAAAATAAAAGGTCATCTGGGAATGGATATCGGTGATAGTTTTATAGGTATGCATTTAAAAAATGTAGTTGTTCCAGTTAGATTAAGTATTAAAAATATAGGTGAAGCTCATTTAACTGCAGCTAGAACAAGACCAAGACTTATCGGAGGAGATAGAGCCAAACATCAAAATAGATAA
- a CDS encoding rubrerythrin family protein: MVKNDMTAQNLRSAFGGESQAYQRYKVWGDKAEEDGYPNVGLLFRAIAYAEEVHASNHFEALDNVDGDFLVASNAGYGIGDTVENLEGAREGELFEINQMYPSYQLVAKEQKENEAIRSFHYAIEAEKIHAKMFLDAKDSVKKGNDIELESVSVCEVCGHTVKDGTPDECPICQAKKEEFKEFTK; encoded by the coding sequence ATGGTAAAAAATGATATGACTGCACAAAATCTTCGTTCAGCTTTTGGTGGAGAAAGTCAAGCCTATCAAAGATACAAAGTATGGGGTGACAAAGCTGAAGAAGATGGCTATCCCAATGTAGGATTACTTTTTAGAGCTATTGCCTATGCAGAAGAAGTTCATGCTTCAAATCACTTTGAAGCTTTAGACAATGTAGATGGAGATTTTTTAGTTGCCTCAAATGCAGGTTATGGAATTGGTGATACAGTTGAGAATCTTGAAGGTGCTAGAGAAGGAGAATTATTTGAGATCAATCAAATGTATCCAAGTTATCAATTGGTAGCTAAAGAACAAAAAGAAAATGAAGCTATTCGTTCTTTTCACTATGCTATTGAAGCAGAAAAAATACATGCTAAGATGTTTTTAGATGCAAAAGATTCAGTTAAAAAGGGTAATGATATTGAATTAGAATCTGTTAGTGTTTGTGAAGTTTGTGGCCATACTGTAAAAGATGGAACTCCTGATGAATGTCCTATTTGTCAGGCGAAAAAGGAAGAATTTAAAGAATTTACAAAATAA
- a CDS encoding Lrp/AsnC family transcriptional regulator, producing MDEVDKQILRVLEDNGRMSYAELGRRLDLTRVSIRERIVKLQKKGIIEKFTVVINPEKVDKKLSAFFEIDVEPNHLDEVANELAKEERVYSLYLMTGASTLHMHSLLKNQDELEDFLINKIYSQKGITRVKSNIILKRYKSREGGARL from the coding sequence ATGGATGAAGTTGATAAGCAGATTTTAAGAGTTCTTGAGGATAATGGAAGAATGAGTTATGCTGAGTTGGGTAGAAGACTTGATTTAACAAGGGTTAGTATTAGAGAAAGAATAGTCAAATTGCAAAAAAAAGGTATAATTGAAAAGTTTACAGTAGTAATAAATCCGGAAAAAGTTGATAAAAAATTATCTGCGTTTTTTGAAATAGATGTTGAACCAAATCATTTAGATGAAGTTGCAAATGAGTTGGCTAAAGAAGAAAGGGTATATAGCCTTTATTTGATGACAGGAGCCAGTACTCTTCATATGCATTCTTTGCTTAAAAACCAGGATGAACTAGAAGATTTTTTAATAAATAAAATTTATTCGCAAAAAGGAATTACAAGAGTAAAAAGTAATATTATCTTAAAGAGGTATAAAAGCAGAGAAGGAGGGGCTCGCCTCTAA
- a CDS encoding ABC transporter permease yields the protein MSQYIIRRLLQGIPVILLVSFLIFILINMAPGDPIARLQNPNITQEDLQAKYEELGLNDPIPVRYARWLGDFVTGDFGYSMDSTRAPVNELIAERLKPTLFLTIGAMLLSIILAIPIGIISATRQYSLFDYGATLGAFLGVSIPSFFFGLVLLFSFSLKLTWFPSGGFTDAMGNNTFFSYLHHATLPIIALGLARVASMTRYMRSSMLEVIKEDYIRTARAKGLKEKVVIYKHALRNALIPVVTLIGLSVPLLFGGAVIIEEVFSYPGMGRLLVRAVWQRNYTVIMGVDVLVAVLVFLGNLLADFLYVIVDPRIQYD from the coding sequence ATGTCTCAATATATAATCCGTAGATTACTACAGGGGATTCCAGTAATATTATTAGTATCCTTTCTCATTTTTATACTTATTAATATGGCCCCAGGTGATCCAATAGCTCGTCTGCAAAATCCAAATATTACTCAGGAAGATTTGCAGGCAAAATATGAAGAACTTGGGCTTAATGACCCTATTCCCGTTAGGTATGCAAGATGGTTAGGTGATTTTGTTACCGGGGATTTTGGTTATTCAATGGATTCAACACGGGCTCCAGTAAATGAATTAATTGCTGAAAGATTAAAACCTACTCTTTTCTTAACAATTGGTGCAATGTTATTAAGTATTATTTTGGCGATTCCAATAGGTATTATATCGGCTACGCGGCAGTATTCATTGTTTGATTATGGAGCAACGCTTGGAGCATTTTTAGGAGTTTCAATACCTAGTTTTTTCTTTGGACTTGTTCTTCTTTTCTCATTTTCTCTTAAATTAACCTGGTTTCCATCAGGTGGATTTACAGATGCGATGGGAAATAACACATTCTTTTCTTATTTGCATCATGCTACTTTACCAATAATAGCTTTAGGATTGGCTAGAGTGGCCAGTATGACTCGTTATATGCGTTCAAGTATGTTAGAGGTTATCAAGGAAGATTATATTAGAACAGCTAGAGCTAAAGGTTTAAAGGAAAAAGTAGTTATTTATAAACATGCTTTACGTAATGCTTTAATTCCAGTAGTAACTTTGATAGGTTTATCAGTTCCACTTTTATTTGGTGGAGCAGTTATTATTGAAGAGGTTTTCTCTTATCCAGGCATGGGACGACTTTTAGTTAGAGCAGTCTGGCAGAGAAATTATACAGTGATTATGGGAGTAGATGTATTAGTTGCTGTTTTAGTTTTCCTAGGAAACTTATTAGCTGATTTCTTATATGTAATTGTCGATCCAAGAATACAATATGATTGA
- a CDS encoding class II SORL domain-containing protein, which yields MSKYDLKKLENEKSEDKTALEKKHVPYIQAPDKVKKGEYFDVKLTMGKEIDHPMGPDHYIQYVELYADYYQLARVDFTPESKAEVTLTIKLEESCTLRSFIFCNLHDQWEAEKEITVE from the coding sequence ATGTCAAAATATGATTTAAAGAAATTGGAAAATGAAAAGTCTGAGGATAAGACAGCTCTTGAGAAAAAACATGTTCCTTACATCCAGGCACCTGATAAAGTTAAAAAAGGTGAATATTTTGATGTAAAACTCACTATGGGTAAAGAAATTGATCACCCAATGGGACCTGACCATTATATTCAATATGTAGAGTTATATGCTGATTATTATCAATTAGCAAGAGTAGATTTTACACCAGAATCAAAGGCTGAAGTAACTTTAACAATTAAACTTGAAGAATCCTGTACCTTAAGATCATTTATTTTCTGTAATTTACATGATCAGTGGGAAGCTGAAAAAGAAATTACTGTTGAGTAA
- the opp4C gene encoding oligopeptide ABC transporter permease encodes MSQNNKSKAESPWSMAWRHFKKNKMALFGLFLLTIIVLSAIFAPLLAPHDPNKTNILQAKQAPSSEFPLGTDRVGRDILSRVLYGGRVSISVGVVAMSISVTLGTLIGLMAGYFGGWVDTILSRIIDVFRSIPFLVMAITIGAIWGPGLYKLMVIIGVLSWTGVARLVRGRVLTLREREFIHASRALGSNDLRIMLKHLFPNALAPIIVNATLRVAYSILSEAGLSYLGLGIMPPTASWGSMLNAARSVSVLESMPWFWLPPGIMIILTVLSINFVGDGLRDALDPKLQKS; translated from the coding sequence ATGAGCCAAAATAACAAATCAAAAGCAGAATCACCATGGTCTATGGCCTGGAGGCACTTTAAGAAAAACAAAATGGCTCTTTTTGGATTATTTTTGCTTACAATAATTGTACTTTCAGCTATTTTTGCTCCTTTGTTGGCTCCACATGATCCTAATAAAACTAATATTTTACAGGCTAAACAGGCACCGAGCAGTGAATTTCCATTAGGTACAGACCGAGTTGGAAGAGATATTTTATCTCGAGTTTTATATGGAGGTAGAGTCAGTATATCAGTTGGAGTTGTAGCTATGTCAATCTCAGTTACACTTGGTACTCTTATTGGCTTAATGGCTGGCTATTTTGGCGGCTGGGTTGATACAATTTTGTCTAGAATTATTGACGTTTTCCGAAGTATACCATTTTTAGTTATGGCGATTACGATTGGTGCTATTTGGGGACCTGGACTTTATAAATTAATGGTTATTATAGGTGTTTTAAGTTGGACTGGTGTTGCAAGGCTTGTTAGAGGTAGAGTTTTAACTCTTAGAGAAAGAGAATTCATTCATGCTTCTCGGGCACTGGGAAGTAATGATTTAAGGATAATGTTAAAGCATCTTTTTCCAAATGCTTTGGCTCCAATTATAGTTAATGCTACTTTGAGAGTTGCTTACTCAATACTTTCTGAGGCAGGATTATCTTATCTTGGACTTGGTATTATGCCTCCAACAGCAAGTTGGGGAAGTATGCTTAATGCAGCAAGGAGTGTATCAGTATTAGAATCAATGCCCTGGTTCTGGTTACCACCTGGAATCATGATCATTCTTACTGTTTTAAGTATTAACTTTGTTGGTGATGGACTGAGAGATGCTCTTGATCCTAAACTTCAAAAGTCATAA